From the genome of Maribacter algicola, one region includes:
- the ilvD gene encoding dihydroxy-acid dehydratase, giving the protein MELNKYSKSVTQDPTLPAAQAMLHAIGLTDDDLKKPLIGIASTGYEGNPCNMHLNDLAVHVKKGADNAGLVGLIFNTIGVSDGIANGTPGMRYSLVSRDIIADSMETVVEAMAYDGLITVVGCDKNMPGALMAMLRLNRPSILVYGGTIASGCHNGRKLDIISAFEAYGQKVAGNIDEEEYKEVIHKACPGAGACGGMYTANTMASAIEALGMSLPFNSSNPAISDGNLKEQESVKAGEALRLLLEKDIKPSDIVSRKSLENAFRLVTVLGGSTNAVLHFLAIAKAAQIEFTLEDFKKISDNTPLLADLKPSGKYSMEDLHGVGGIPGVLKYMLDNNMLHGDCLTVTGKTLAENLKDVPNLIEGQSIVHTLDNPIKETGHIRILFGNLATEGAVAKITGKEGLSFRGTANVFDSETAVNEGIKNGKVKKGDVVIIRYEGPKGAPGMPEMLKPTSSIMGAGLGKDVALITDGRFSGGSHGFVVGHVSPEAQVGGNIALVENGDIISIDAVNNTIDIEISNAELEARRSKWVAPELKAKRGMLYKYAKSVSSAAKGCVTDEF; this is encoded by the coding sequence ATGGAATTGAACAAGTACAGTAAAAGTGTAACCCAAGACCCAACATTGCCAGCGGCACAGGCCATGTTACATGCCATTGGCCTAACAGATGATGATTTAAAAAAACCTTTGATCGGAATAGCCAGTACCGGTTACGAGGGAAATCCATGTAACATGCACTTGAATGATTTGGCCGTTCATGTAAAAAAGGGCGCGGACAATGCAGGATTGGTGGGCTTGATATTCAATACCATCGGCGTTAGTGACGGAATTGCCAATGGAACACCGGGTATGCGTTATTCGTTGGTCTCAAGGGATATCATCGCAGATTCCATGGAAACGGTCGTGGAAGCTATGGCCTATGACGGATTGATAACTGTGGTAGGTTGTGATAAGAATATGCCGGGTGCCCTTATGGCCATGTTGCGTTTGAACCGACCTTCTATATTGGTTTATGGGGGAACTATCGCTTCAGGTTGTCATAATGGCAGAAAGTTGGATATTATTTCCGCTTTTGAAGCTTACGGACAAAAAGTTGCCGGAAATATCGATGAAGAGGAATATAAGGAAGTCATACACAAGGCATGTCCCGGTGCGGGCGCCTGTGGTGGTATGTACACGGCCAATACCATGGCATCGGCCATTGAGGCCTTGGGAATGTCGTTACCCTTCAATTCTTCCAATCCGGCCATAAGTGATGGCAACCTAAAGGAGCAAGAGTCCGTTAAGGCTGGAGAGGCTTTGCGACTATTATTGGAGAAAGACATAAAACCATCGGATATCGTTTCCAGAAAATCCTTGGAGAACGCATTTAGATTGGTAACCGTTCTAGGGGGCTCTACAAATGCCGTGCTCCACTTTTTGGCGATTGCCAAGGCCGCCCAGATAGAATTCACCTTGGAGGACTTCAAGAAAATCAGTGACAATACACCGTTGTTGGCCGATTTAAAACCAAGTGGAAAGTATTCCATGGAAGACCTCCATGGAGTAGGTGGTATTCCCGGGGTTTTAAAATACATGTTGGATAATAATATGTTGCATGGTGATTGTTTGACGGTTACCGGTAAAACGCTTGCTGAGAATTTGAAGGATGTTCCTAATTTGATAGAGGGACAGTCAATCGTACATACGTTGGACAATCCCATTAAGGAAACAGGACATATACGTATTTTGTTCGGGAATTTGGCTACGGAAGGCGCGGTCGCCAAGATTACGGGCAAAGAAGGACTATCCTTTAGAGGAACCGCTAATGTTTTTGATAGCGAAACGGCCGTGAACGAAGGTATCAAGAACGGGAAAGTGAAAAAAGGCGATGTGGTGATCATTCGCTACGAAGGGCCAAAAGGTGCACCCGGAATGCCGGAAATGTTGAAACCTACCTCTTCCATCATGGGAGCCGGATTGGGCAAGGATGTCGCTTTGATTACGGATGGCCGTTTTTCTGGTGGATCGCACGGATTTGTTGTGGGCCATGTTTCGCCGGAAGCGCAGGTTGGAGGGAACATCGCATTGGTGGAGAATGGGGATATTATTTCCATTGACGCCGTGAACAATACCATTGATATTGAAATCTCCAATGCCGAATTGGAAGCGAGAAGATCAAAGTGGGTGGCTCCAGAATTAAAGGCCAAAAGAGGAATGTTATACAAATACGCCAAAAGTGTGTCGTCTGCAGCCAAAGGCTGTGTTACCGATGAATTTTAA
- a CDS encoding 5-oxoprolinase subunit C family protein: MLKVLKSGFFTSVQDLGRFHHRKKGVPVSGCMDQQSVYKANTLLENDNRSAVLEITMTGPKLLFKKETSIVLGGALISVTLNNRPIQNYKVYQVKAGDVLTYGSFKKGFRAYLAIKGGFRSKEILGSRSFYVPITDKNRLEDGEEVRYEEHQGFTPKISELKADSLLDETVLEVYKAPEFDLLTDRQLEHLFSKEFTVSKENNRMAYQLSETLEGHQHSILTSATLPGTVQFTPAGKLIVLMKDGQTTGGYPRILQLSDKSISVLAQKREGNTISFKFI; the protein is encoded by the coding sequence ATGCTTAAGGTATTAAAATCGGGATTTTTCACGAGTGTACAGGATTTGGGTCGGTTTCACCACAGGAAGAAAGGTGTTCCCGTTTCGGGGTGCATGGACCAACAATCGGTTTATAAAGCCAATACCTTATTGGAAAACGACAATCGAAGCGCCGTCCTTGAGATTACCATGACAGGTCCCAAATTGTTATTTAAAAAGGAAACCTCCATCGTGTTGGGAGGGGCCTTGATTTCCGTTACTTTGAACAATAGGCCTATCCAAAATTATAAGGTATACCAGGTGAAGGCCGGGGATGTTTTGACTTACGGAAGTTTTAAAAAGGGCTTCAGAGCCTATTTGGCGATTAAGGGAGGTTTCAGGTCAAAGGAAATTTTAGGTAGCCGTTCTTTTTACGTACCCATAACGGATAAAAATAGATTGGAGGATGGTGAGGAAGTTCGCTATGAGGAACATCAAGGATTTACCCCCAAAATTTCAGAACTCAAAGCAGATAGTTTATTGGACGAAACGGTTTTGGAGGTCTATAAGGCCCCTGAATTCGATTTGTTGACCGATAGACAATTGGAACACCTGTTTTCAAAGGAATTTACGGTGTCCAAGGAAAATAACAGAATGGCCTACCAATTATCCGAAACCTTGGAGGGGCATCAACATAGTATATTGACTTCAGCTACCTTGCCCGGGACCGTTCAATTCACTCCCGCAGGAAAATTGATAGTTCTTATGAAGGACGGACAGACCACAGGGGGGTATCCAAGAATTCTACAACTTTCGGACAAATCCATTTCAGTGCTGGCCCAAAAAAGGGAGGGCAATACCATTTCCTTTAAGTTTATTTAA
- the pxpB gene encoding 5-oxoprolinase subunit PxpB: protein MIHPPISLKPYGRHAILIEWPNEVSETILESILDFEDFLIRDCLNEREWETISAYNSLLLVHPKLEIDFPEFSQSIKEWYERSKGGVAREKVLWKLPVSYDKAFGIDLDEVANRLGMGTDDIIKLHTESVYTVYGIGFVPGFMYLGGVPQELEIPRKPTPRLKVKKGSVGIAGRQTGIYPQESPGGWNIIGNCPIPLFDRNKKNPCFVNVGDKIQFQKVSLGEYELHKIEAEVGIYKPEKVLLDA, encoded by the coding sequence ATGATCCATCCCCCAATTTCATTGAAGCCCTATGGAAGGCACGCGATATTGATCGAATGGCCAAACGAGGTAAGCGAAACGATTTTGGAGAGTATCCTGGATTTCGAAGACTTTCTAATAAGGGATTGTTTAAATGAAAGGGAGTGGGAAACTATATCCGCTTATAATTCGCTTTTATTGGTACATCCAAAACTTGAAATCGATTTTCCAGAATTCAGTCAAAGCATAAAGGAGTGGTATGAGCGGTCCAAAGGTGGCGTTGCCAGGGAAAAGGTGCTTTGGAAATTACCGGTAAGTTATGACAAGGCTTTTGGCATCGATTTGGACGAAGTAGCAAATCGTTTAGGAATGGGTACAGACGATATCATTAAACTTCATACGGAATCCGTTTATACGGTATATGGAATAGGATTTGTCCCAGGTTTTATGTACTTGGGAGGTGTGCCCCAAGAATTGGAAATTCCCAGAAAGCCGACCCCCAGATTAAAAGTGAAAAAAGGGTCCGTTGGTATAGCCGGAAGGCAAACGGGCATCTATCCGCAGGAATCCCCCGGTGGTTGGAACATCATTGGCAATTGCCCGATACCTTTGTTCGATAGGAATAAAAAAAATCCCTGTTTTGTCAATGTTGGTGACAAAATACAGTTTCAAAAAGTTTCCTTGGGCGAGTATGAACTCCATAAAATAGAGGCCGAGGTAGGAATTTACAAACCAGAAAAAGTACTATTGGATGCTTAA
- the pxpA gene encoding 5-oxoprolinase subunit PxpA codes for MKIYSIDINCDVGEGVANEAQLFPYISSCNIACGGHTGDRDSMITTVRLAKRYGVGIGAHPSYPDKENFGRKSLSMDATELSQSIASQIGALEFICSGEVVALGHIKPHGALYNDLAKNEELAQLFLETIEPYKNKLNLFVPFNSVIERLALKQGFKIMVEAFADRNYNEDLSLVSRSLPNALITKPVEVLEHVLHMVTEHKVRTVANTFNGIKADTYCIHGDTPEALQILTYISKELPKHHIALKK; via the coding sequence ATGAAGATATATTCTATTGATATCAATTGTGATGTAGGTGAGGGAGTTGCGAACGAGGCCCAATTGTTTCCTTATATTTCCAGTTGCAACATTGCCTGTGGGGGTCATACCGGTGATCGGGATTCCATGATAACTACCGTGCGCTTGGCCAAGAGGTATGGCGTAGGTATCGGGGCACATCCCTCGTATCCGGATAAAGAGAATTTTGGCCGAAAATCCCTTTCTATGGATGCTACGGAATTGTCCCAAAGTATCGCCTCACAGATAGGTGCATTAGAGTTCATATGTTCGGGAGAAGTTGTTGCACTTGGGCATATAAAACCCCATGGAGCGCTATATAATGATTTGGCCAAAAATGAGGAATTGGCACAATTGTTTTTAGAAACTATTGAGCCGTATAAAAACAAATTGAATTTGTTTGTACCTTTTAATTCGGTTATTGAAAGATTGGCATTAAAGCAAGGGTTTAAAATAATGGTAGAGGCTTTTGCTGATAGAAATTATAATGAAGATCTAAGCCTGGTGTCAAGGTCACTTCCAAACGCACTTATTACAAAACCGGTTGAGGTACTGGAACATGTGCTTCATATGGTTACGGAGCATAAGGTCAGGACAGTAGCCAATACATTTAATGGGATAAAGGCAGATACCTATTGCATACATGGGGACACCCCGGAAGCTTTGCAAATATTAACGTATATTTCGAAGGAATTACCAAAACACCACATAGCCTTAAAAAAATGA
- a CDS encoding Nramp family divalent metal transporter, translating into MFKKMGPGVLVAAAFIGPGTVTACTLAGVSFGYALLWAMLLSVLATMVLQEMSARLGIITQKGLAEVIKQELAHKYVRMMVVGIILSAIVIGNAAYEAGNIGGGALGLEALFGISQAGYYPVIIGFLAFILLYIGNYKVLEKVFISLVILMSLSFVITALLTKPNMMMVLQGLFIPKVDNENILTVIALVGTTVVPYNLFLHASLVSEKWKSKKDLNLAKRDTYVSILLGGIVSMCIIVAAASVDLKEVHNVMDMAKALEPLYGTSARYFMGMGLFAAGVTSAITAPLAAAYVAANCFGWKNGLKDAKFRMVWMVILGLGVFFLSFDIKPIEVIKFAQIANGILLPVIAIFLLWVVNRSTLMGDNRNTALQNLMGISIVILAVFLGIKSILKVLEVL; encoded by the coding sequence ATGTTTAAAAAAATGGGTCCTGGAGTCCTCGTCGCGGCCGCCTTCATTGGTCCGGGAACGGTAACCGCCTGTACGTTGGCCGGGGTTTCATTTGGATATGCCCTCTTGTGGGCCATGTTGCTTTCGGTTTTGGCAACCATGGTATTGCAGGAAATGTCGGCCAGATTGGGCATCATCACCCAAAAGGGATTGGCAGAAGTAATCAAGCAGGAATTGGCCCATAAATATGTTAGAATGATGGTGGTTGGGATTATCCTTTCGGCCATTGTCATTGGCAATGCTGCCTATGAAGCGGGAAACATTGGAGGCGGTGCCTTGGGTCTGGAGGCATTGTTCGGGATTTCCCAGGCAGGATACTATCCTGTTATAATCGGTTTTCTGGCCTTCATCCTTTTATATATTGGTAATTATAAGGTTTTGGAAAAGGTCTTTATCTCCTTGGTAATTCTTATGAGCCTTTCCTTTGTAATCACCGCCCTACTCACAAAGCCTAATATGATGATGGTATTGCAAGGACTCTTTATTCCAAAGGTGGACAATGAAAATATCCTCACCGTAATTGCCTTGGTAGGCACTACCGTAGTACCATACAATCTCTTTTTACACGCCTCCTTGGTAAGTGAGAAATGGAAGTCTAAAAAAGATTTGAACCTAGCGAAGCGCGATACCTACGTATCCATACTATTGGGAGGAATCGTTTCCATGTGCATTATTGTAGCCGCGGCATCGGTAGATTTGAAGGAGGTCCATAACGTGATGGACATGGCCAAGGCCTTGGAACCCCTGTATGGAACAAGTGCCCGATACTTCATGGGCATGGGTCTTTTTGCCGCTGGGGTGACATCGGCCATAACGGCACCCTTGGCCGCGGCCTATGTGGCCGCCAATTGTTTTGGTTGGAAGAACGGACTAAAAGACGCCAAGTTTAGAATGGTTTGGATGGTCATTTTGGGCTTGGGCGTATTTTTTCTTTCCTTTGATATCAAACCTATTGAAGTAATCAAATTTGCGCAAATTGCCAACGGAATCCTGCTGCCCGTAATTGCCATTTTTCTGTTATGGGTGGTCAATAGAAGTACCTTGATGGGAGATAATAGGAATACCGCCCTTCAAAACCTAATGGGGATTTCCATTGTTATTTTGGCTGTATTCTTAGGGATAAAGAGTATTTTAAAGGTTTTGGAAGTGCTATAA
- a CDS encoding pyridoxal phosphate-dependent aminotransferase, whose amino-acid sequence MNHIDRRNWLKTFALGGGLTMLGGANTLAFANPTSKPSNALLDVAKLNSNENPFGPSPKVRAAITAAFDNACRYPSMVFRPLLEKIAETEGVSTDHIVVTGGSTEGLKAVGLTYGLNGGELIAADPTFQSMMTYAENFGAYVHRVPVDENMQHDLKEMENRINGKTRLIFICNPNNPTGTLLDKNDLKSFCERTSETAMVFSDEAYYDFITEPDYPSMVTLVKEGKNVIVSKTFSKVYGLAGMRIGYLVARPDIAKRLQKSVMAMTNVLAIEAAKHALDDDEFYKFSVAKNMEGKQAIYKTLDDLELSYIKSHTNFVFFKTGRPIREMMAAMEKENVLIGRPFPPFNEWARISTGTMEDMTAFDKGLKRVMG is encoded by the coding sequence ATGAATCACATAGACAGAAGAAACTGGCTAAAGACCTTTGCCCTTGGCGGAGGACTAACTATGTTGGGCGGTGCCAACACCTTGGCATTTGCAAACCCTACAAGTAAACCTAGCAATGCTTTGTTGGATGTTGCCAAGCTGAACAGCAACGAAAACCCCTTTGGCCCTTCCCCAAAAGTTAGGGCGGCCATAACCGCTGCTTTTGATAACGCCTGTCGGTATCCCTCCATGGTCTTTAGGCCACTATTGGAAAAAATTGCGGAGACCGAGGGTGTTTCCACGGACCATATCGTAGTAACCGGTGGTTCTACGGAAGGACTCAAGGCCGTGGGTCTTACCTACGGACTCAACGGAGGGGAACTTATCGCTGCCGACCCTACCTTCCAGTCCATGATGACCTATGCCGAAAACTTTGGCGCCTATGTACACCGGGTTCCCGTGGACGAGAACATGCAGCACGATTTGAAGGAGATGGAAAACCGAATCAACGGTAAGACCCGACTCATTTTTATCTGTAACCCCAACAATCCTACCGGAACCCTATTGGATAAAAACGACCTGAAATCCTTTTGTGAACGCACTAGTGAAACAGCTATGGTCTTTAGCGATGAGGCCTATTATGATTTTATCACCGAACCGGATTACCCTTCCATGGTGACCTTGGTTAAGGAGGGCAAGAACGTCATCGTTTCCAAGACCTTTTCCAAGGTTTACGGACTTGCGGGTATGCGAATCGGGTATTTGGTAGCCCGCCCGGATATTGCAAAGCGATTACAAAAAAGCGTGATGGCCATGACCAATGTGCTGGCCATTGAAGCCGCAAAGCATGCCTTGGACGACGATGAATTTTACAAATTTAGCGTTGCTAAAAACATGGAGGGCAAACAGGCCATTTACAAAACCTTGGATGATTTGGAATTGTCCTATATAAAATCACACACCAATTTTGTCTTCTTTAAAACCGGTAGGCCCATCCGAGAGATGATGGCCGCTATGGAAAAAGAAAATGTATTGATCGGAAGGCCCTTCCCCCCATTTAATGAATGGGCCCGTATCAGCACCGGCACCATGGAAGATATGACGGCTTTTGATAAAGGGCTTAAGAGGGTGATGGGGTAA
- a CDS encoding Cif family virulence factor encodes MKKNQLFLSLVLMLSVATTYSNSTDHTLVGMMKISNDSLRIAELDSFWTEVSRTVREGDFEGYKATYHEDAVVVFTTRENKSSISITKALSNWKQDFIDTKAGKTKNTVEFRFSQRVGDENTAHETGIFGFQSNDGSGKTAPKQFVHFEALLVKNDNGWLMVMEYQKSKATEEEWALLE; translated from the coding sequence ATGAAAAAAAATCAACTATTTCTTAGCCTAGTGCTTATGCTAAGTGTTGCTACCACCTATTCAAATAGCACTGACCATACTTTGGTGGGTATGATGAAAATTTCCAACGATTCACTGAGAATCGCGGAATTGGATTCCTTTTGGACCGAGGTTTCCAGAACCGTACGGGAAGGTGATTTTGAAGGTTATAAAGCCACGTATCATGAGGATGCCGTTGTTGTATTCACTACCCGTGAAAACAAATCATCTATTTCTATTACAAAAGCGCTTTCAAATTGGAAGCAAGATTTCATTGACACCAAGGCGGGAAAAACAAAGAATACGGTGGAATTCCGTTTTTCACAGCGTGTGGGTGATGAAAACACGGCGCATGAAACAGGAATTTTTGGTTTCCAATCCAATGATGGTAGTGGCAAAACAGCTCCAAAACAATTCGTGCACTTTGAAGCCCTACTCGTTAAAAACGATAATGGTTGGCTCATGGTCATGGAATACCAAAAATCCAAGGCCACCGAAGAAGAGTGGGCATTGTTGGAATAA
- a CDS encoding DUF6526 family protein, giving the protein MKEQNFKNHGKLVKGFHGLLFLAMLALLFGAISNLIHTSRDNLYVASLVVLIAVIFLIMAWYVRSFPLKAQDRAIKAEENLRYYVLTGKLFPRELTVSQIIALRFASDAEFLPLVEKALNENLTNKEIKKRIKNWRADNYRV; this is encoded by the coding sequence ATGAAAGAACAGAATTTTAAAAATCATGGTAAACTTGTAAAAGGGTTCCATGGACTCTTGTTTCTAGCTATGCTAGCCTTATTATTTGGGGCTATAAGCAATCTTATTCACACCAGTAGGGACAACCTTTATGTAGCATCTTTAGTAGTGCTTATCGCTGTTATATTTTTAATTATGGCATGGTATGTACGTAGTTTTCCCTTAAAAGCACAGGATAGGGCCATAAAAGCTGAAGAAAATTTGAGGTATTATGTACTCACGGGCAAATTATTCCCAAGAGAACTGACAGTATCCCAAATTATAGCGTTACGTTTTGCAAGCGATGCCGAGTTCTTACCCTTAGTAGAAAAAGCTTTAAATGAAAACTTGACCAATAAAGAAATTAAAAAACGCATAAAAAATTGGCGGGCAGATAATTACAGGGTTTAA
- a CDS encoding YifB family Mg chelatase-like AAA ATPase: MLTKVYGSAVFGVEATTITVEVNIDKGIGYHLVGLPDNAIKESNYRIAAALQNNGYKIPGKKITINMAPADLRKEGSAYDLTLALGILAASGQIESEAIEKYIIMGELSLDGSLQPIKGALPIAIKAQEEGFEGFILPAENAKEAAIVGNLKVFGVDNIKQVMDFFDKGTPLEQTIIDTREEFYKSLDFPEFDFSDVKGQESIKRCMEIAAAGGHNIILIGPPGAGKTMLAKRLPSILPPMTLHEALETTKIHSVVGKIKNMGLMSQRPFRSPHHTISDVALVGGGAYPQPGEISLSHNGVLFLDELPEFKRGVLEVMRQPLEDREVTISRAKFTVTYPSSFMLVASMNPSPGGYFNDPDAPVTSSPAEMQRYLSKISGPLLDRIDIHIEVTPVPFEKLSEDRKGESSVEIRKRVTAARELQTERFQELENVHYNAQMNTKQIREFCKLDEASKSLLKNAMERLNLSARAYDRILKVARTIADLDDATDINGNHISEAIQYRSLDREGWLG; the protein is encoded by the coding sequence ATGCTAACCAAAGTTTATGGCAGTGCCGTTTTTGGCGTGGAGGCCACTACCATTACCGTTGAAGTAAATATTGACAAGGGAATTGGCTACCATCTGGTAGGATTGCCCGATAATGCCATTAAGGAAAGCAACTATAGGATTGCTGCCGCACTCCAGAACAATGGCTACAAAATTCCCGGAAAAAAGATTACAATCAATATGGCTCCTGCCGACCTTCGTAAAGAGGGCTCCGCCTACGACCTTACTTTGGCCTTGGGGATTTTGGCAGCATCTGGGCAAATAGAGTCCGAAGCCATTGAGAAATATATAATCATGGGCGAGCTTTCCTTGGATGGTAGTTTACAGCCCATAAAAGGAGCCTTGCCCATTGCCATAAAGGCCCAGGAAGAGGGTTTTGAAGGTTTTATCCTTCCTGCCGAAAATGCCAAAGAAGCTGCTATTGTTGGAAATCTAAAAGTATTTGGAGTCGATAACATCAAACAGGTCATGGACTTTTTTGATAAGGGTACACCGCTTGAGCAGACCATCATTGATACGCGGGAGGAGTTTTACAAAAGTTTGGATTTTCCTGAATTCGATTTTTCCGATGTCAAGGGTCAGGAAAGTATCAAGCGCTGTATGGAAATCGCCGCTGCGGGCGGACACAATATCATTTTAATTGGGCCTCCGGGTGCGGGAAAGACTATGTTGGCCAAACGATTGCCTTCCATTTTACCGCCAATGACCCTGCACGAAGCCTTGGAAACGACCAAAATCCATAGTGTGGTGGGGAAGATTAAGAACATGGGTCTTATGAGCCAACGCCCATTTCGAAGTCCACATCACACGATTTCAGATGTTGCCTTGGTAGGGGGTGGGGCCTACCCACAACCTGGGGAGATTTCGCTTTCCCACAACGGGGTTTTATTTTTGGACGAACTGCCGGAATTCAAACGCGGCGTTTTGGAAGTAATGCGTCAGCCGTTGGAGGACAGGGAAGTGACCATTTCCCGGGCGAAATTCACAGTAACCTATCCCAGTAGTTTTATGTTGGTAGCCAGTATGAACCCCAGTCCGGGTGGGTATTTCAACGATCCTGATGCTCCCGTAACTTCTTCCCCCGCAGAAATGCAACGTTATCTGAGCAAGATTTCCGGACCCTTGTTGGACCGAATCGATATCCATATTGAAGTGACCCCCGTACCCTTTGAAAAGCTCTCCGAGGACCGTAAAGGGGAGAGCAGTGTGGAAATCCGTAAACGGGTTACGGCTGCAAGGGAACTACAGACCGAACGATTCCAAGAGTTAGAAAACGTGCATTACAATGCGCAGATGAACACAAAACAGATTCGCGAGTTCTGCAAATTGGATGAGGCTTCAAAATCCTTGTTGAAAAACGCCATGGAGCGACTCAATCTTTCTGCCCGTGCTTATGACCGCATTTTAAAAGTGGCCCGTACCATTGCCGACTTGGATGATGCCACCGATATCAACGGCAACCATATTTCTGAAGCGATTCAGTATCGTAGTTTGGATAGAGAAGGTTGGTTGGGGTGA
- a CDS encoding DUF4249 family protein, with protein MYKNKRFYIFLVFIGLFTVCCTEEVDLGLENNAGVLDILVVEATITNEFKNHRVNLSRMDTILDTQIDSTFNPFTPERDIDRDLVKYERNARVSVENSIGTAYNFDEISPGIYESVEPFAAVEGQSYTLNIFTSDGKTYTSQPMAIEGFLDVDQLYAERMTNNDGVEGIGIFIDNGQASGSVNNLRFSYDETYKIIAPFWDESDFKLSNYDPCALPVPTYDLEIVPRETEQQVCYGNQVSNSIILAENNTVDGTGLNRYMIRFLNQDEFMISHRYSIEVTQMVTGSESFGFYEKLRNFSQSGNVFSQVQPGFIEGNISPANGDGDRVIGFFDVVSVSKERIFFDYMDFFPDRDLPPYVFNCLEQSTNESHVSYCFTGMQGPNPCPQSIIEQVNLGLISYAGPNTENIGPCPSEYVYVPRICGDCTLLGSNVKPDFWID; from the coding sequence ATGTATAAGAACAAACGTTTTTACATTTTTTTGGTTTTCATAGGTCTTTTTACGGTATGCTGTACGGAAGAAGTGGACCTGGGCCTTGAAAACAATGCAGGGGTACTGGACATTTTGGTGGTCGAAGCGACGATTACGAATGAGTTTAAGAATCATCGGGTTAACCTAAGTAGGATGGACACCATATTGGATACCCAGATAGATTCTACTTTTAATCCTTTTACCCCAGAGAGGGACATTGATAGGGATTTAGTGAAATATGAGCGGAACGCCCGCGTATCTGTAGAGAACTCTATAGGCACCGCATACAATTTCGATGAAATAAGTCCGGGCATATATGAATCTGTAGAACCTTTTGCGGCAGTAGAGGGCCAGAGCTATACCCTGAATATTTTTACTTCCGATGGGAAAACGTATACTTCGCAACCTATGGCCATTGAAGGTTTTTTGGACGTCGACCAGTTATATGCCGAGAGGATGACCAACAATGATGGTGTGGAAGGAATCGGGATTTTTATTGACAACGGTCAGGCTTCGGGATCGGTCAACAATTTAAGGTTTAGTTATGATGAGACCTATAAGATCATTGCCCCCTTTTGGGACGAAAGCGATTTTAAACTATCCAATTATGACCCTTGCGCACTTCCCGTACCCACCTATGACCTGGAAATAGTACCGCGTGAGACCGAACAGCAGGTCTGTTATGGGAACCAGGTTTCCAATAGTATTATACTTGCGGAAAACAATACCGTGGATGGTACTGGTTTGAATAGGTACATGATACGATTTCTAAATCAGGACGAATTTATGATTTCGCACCGCTACAGTATAGAAGTGACCCAGATGGTCACGGGTAGTGAGTCCTTCGGGTTTTATGAGAAACTGAGGAACTTCAGTCAGTCGGGAAATGTTTTTTCCCAGGTACAGCCTGGTTTTATCGAGGGGAACATCTCCCCGGCCAATGGGGACGGGGATAGGGTGATAGGTTTCTTCGATGTGGTTTCGGTATCCAAGGAAAGAATCTTTTTTGATTATATGGACTTTTTCCCGGACAGAGATTTACCTCCCTATGTTTTTAACTGTTTGGAGCAATCCACCAATGAATCCCATGTTTCCTATTGTTTTACGGGAATGCAGGGCCCCAACCCATGTCCACAATCGATTATAGAACAAGTTAATTTGGGGCTTATCAGTTATGCAGGTCCAAATACGGAAAATATAGGTCCATGTCCCAGTGAATACGTTTATGTTCCTAGGATTTGTGGTGATTGTACCTTACTGGGAAGTAATGTAAAACCGGATTTTTGGATCGATTAA